A window from Drosophila willistoni isolate 14030-0811.24 chromosome XR unlocalized genomic scaffold, UCI_dwil_1.1 Seg143, whole genome shotgun sequence encodes these proteins:
- the LOC6645242 gene encoding cell division cycle protein 27 homolog produces MMIQEPVQAAIWHCLNHYDLKDAIFLSERLCSEVESDETIFLLATSYFRSNLIHQAYWLLKEKSRRSPQCRFLQAKCAFELKNYADAESILITTGYVDTKHFDDLQKEFGELACFVYQLLAQICMQTERHKLAVQALRRTLKLNPFMWSAFTDLCLLGQDADVGSIFQIQSTDVFNTCQGSTANANAMVIFGSNGVNGGGSIGVGGGVGGGGASCDKEQLTNYLLNTPIDQQQPIQTPPNHLNNNNINLNSSIGMLRGCTGSGGVGTGLLEDTPMSGYNQEYDVTPFRKQIKYLSTFSPSFGIMPLTSPCAGGDNSYSSYHGSPLPQIFSEVNQDAKIMGKKLKTIGVVGGGVGGGIINRKDVKPNVFTQAGNITPRTPISNNSINNNVSQANGNPITGNPNNAVRRSSRLFSNSTYSSVKENNKSTNFTNNKFVQPRSPPRKTKNRIPKICLNNELKEKVETITTSSIASNNNNNNNNNNNARNPTEEAKVLLNNSLNNAQTMAHQLLNLKKQSADGLMSLLRDLADGYKLLSNYRCKASIKHLETTIPKHHLSSSWVQSLIGQAFYEQRDYESAISIFRQIHEMDPYRLDYMEIYSTSLWHLQREVELSALAQDLINQDKRNPITWCVSGNCFSLHKEHETAIKFLKRAVQIDPDFVYSYTLLGHELVLTEEFDKAMDYFRSAVVRDPRHYNAWCGIGTIYSKQEKYELAELHYIKALKINPQNSVILVHIGAMQFFMQKKDLALQTLNTAATLDPKNPLARFHRGSIYFSLGKYQEALRELEELKEIVPKESVVFYLIGKIHKTLGNMDLALMHFSWATDLDPKGANNQIKDAFDSMAHPSCCPATSSANDTNTLDVDFEPTSERSDDSTQAQQDVSYDSDY; encoded by the exons atgatgATACAAGAACCTGTGCAG GCGGCCATATGGCATTGTCTGAACCATTACGACCTCAAGGATGCCATTTTCCTTTCCGAACGTCTATGCTCTGAAG TTGAAAGTGATGAAACGATCTTTCTATTGGCCACCAGTTATTTTCGATCCAATCTCATTCATCAGGCCTATTGGTTGCTCAAAGAGAAGTCACGCCGTTCACCACAATGCCGTTTCCTGCAGGCGAAATGTGCCTTCGAGCTAAAGAATTACGCTGATGCGGAAAGTATTTTAATAACCACTGGCTATGTGGATACAAAACATTTTGATGATTTGCAAAAGGAGTTTGGTGAACTGGCCTGCTTTGTTTATCAGCTGTTGGCGCAAATTTGCATGCAAACCGAACGCCATAAATTAGCGGTTCAGGCATTGAGACGAACGCTAAAGTTGAATCCATTCATGTGGAGTGCATTTACCGATCTGTGCCTGCTGGGACAGGATGCAGATGTTGgttcaatatttcaaatacaaaGCACAGATGTGTTCAATACGTGTCAAGGAAGCACAGCGAATGCCAATGCTATGGTCATCTTTGGAAGCAATGGCGTCAATGGTGGTGGTAGTATTGGTGTTGGaggaggagtaggaggaggaggagccaGTTGCGATAAAGAGCAGTTAACCAACTATTTATTGAATACGCCCATAGATCAGCAGCAACCAATTCAAACGCCGCCaaatcatttaaataataataacattaATCTCAATAGCTCCATTGGCATGCTAAGAGGTTGTACTGGTAGTGGTGGAGTAGGAACTGGCCTTTTGGAAGATACCCCAATGTCTGGGTACAATCAAGAGTACGATGTCACACCCTTTCGCAAGCAAATCAAATATCTATCCACCTTTTCACCCAGTTTTGGTATTATGCCTCTAACCAGTCCATGTGCTGGCGGAGACAACTCCTATTCCTCCTATCATGGCTCACCCCTGCCACAGATTTTCTCCGAGGTTAATCAAGATGCGAAAATAATGGGCAAAAAACTCAAAACAATTGGTGTGGTTGGTGGAGGAGTAGGCGGCGGCATAATCAATCGCAAGGATGTAAAGCCAAATGTATTCACCCAAGCTGGCAATATCACTCCACGTACGCCTATTAGCAACAATAGcattaataataatgttaGCCAGGCCAATGGTAATCCCATTACCGGTAATCCCAATAATGCCGTCAGACGGAGCTCTCGACTTTTCAGCAATTCCACCTATTCATCGGTTAAGGAGAACAACAAATCAACCAATTTCACTAATAATAAATTTGTCCAGCCTCGATCACCGCCGAGGAAAACCAAAAATCGCATACCCAAAATATGCTTGAATAATGAACTAAAAGAGAAAGTGGAGACTATAACCACTTCCTCGATAGCatctaataataataacaacaataataacaacaataatgcAAGAAATCCAACGGAGGAGGCAAAAGTGTTGCTCAACAACAGCCTCAATAATGCCCAAACGATGGCTCATCAATTGCTGAATCTTAAAAAGCAATCGGCAGATGGCCTTATGTCCCTATTAAGAGACTTGGCTGATGGCTATAAACTTCTCTCCAATTATAGATGTAAGGCATCCATTAAGCATTTGGAAACAACAATACCAAAGCATCATTTATCCTCCAGTTGGGTGCAATCGTTGATTGGTCAGGCATTCTACGAGCAAAGGGATTATGAGTCAGCTATCTCAATATTTCGACAAATACACGAGATGGATCCTTATCGTTTGGATTATATGGAAATCTATTCCACATCGCTATGGCATTTACAGCGAGAAGTAGAACTCTCTGCCTTGGCACAGGATTTAATCAATCAGGATAAACGTAATCCCATTACCTGGTGCGTTTCTGGAAATTGTTTCTCCCTGCACAAGGAGCATGAAACAgccattaaatttttaaaacgcGCTGTCCAAATTGATCCCGATTTCGTTTATAGTTACACTCTCCTCGGCCATGAATTGGTCCTTACGGAAGAATTTGATAAAGCCATGGATTATTTCCGTTCGGCTGTTGTACGAGATCCAAGACATTATAATGCCTGGTGTGGCATTGGTACCATCTATTCCAAGCAGGAGAAATATGAGCTAGCCGAATTGCATTATATAAAGGCACTGAAGATTAATCCACAGAATTCTGTTATCCTCGTACACATCGGGGCCATGcaattttttatgcaaaagAAGGACTTGGCACTGCAAACTCTCAATACAGCAGCCACATTAGATCCAAAGAATCCATTGGCTAGATTTCATCGGGGCTCCATTTATTTCTCATTGGGCAAATATCAAGAAGCCTTGCGTGAACTCGAAGAGCTTAAAGAGATTGTACCGAAGGAATCGGTGGTTTTCTATCTTATTGGCAAAATACATAAGACTCTTGGTAATATGGATTTGGCCCTAATGCATTTCAGTTGGGCCACCGATTTAGATCCCAAGGGTGCCAATAACCAAATCAAAGATGCCTTCGATTCAATGGCACATCCCAGCTGTTGTCCGGCCACTTCATCTGCCAATGATACAAACACTTTGGATGTTGACTTTGAGCCCACTTCAGAGCGTTCCGATGACTCAACGCAGGCTCAGCAGGATGTTAGCTATGATAGTGACTATTAA
- the LOC6645243 gene encoding meiotic recombination protein P22 has protein sequence MYNSDTSTYCSEAELTVNLGECSQQLQLRRSERLMLKENVSVVQKERSPQLFEDTESEISQLTCAQMINTTEDSEVTKISQGLSPAKSKDEVTKIVHLRQGKILKRSFEATMEDEMMMPPVKCKAASFTQVPTKRQSSNPRTRGRLPRKKTLPKHPRLSQSQPRRGRSRKENPSEPAPSQSQTILTQPKQNQNQLELSQDISDQPAQQATLQYNNSSTQPSTPSKLPTQYPAHFIHQLPPSQESSHDSVLTPEPTQPANDMVPSPYLDSLSSCSSSSLCDSVARIFGTKDVNQVLKMECPRKIFLLDDHLPAMAMMLDVELDRLRSVIDITQKLTHEQLVLWPQIHQRLPSSGDLSSTQT, from the coding sequence ATGTATAATAGCGACACAAGCACATACTGCTCTGAGGCAGAGCTCACCGTCAACCTTGGAGAATGCAGCCAACAGTTGCAGCTACGCAGATCGGAACGGTTAATGTTAAAGGAAAACGTTTCTGTGGTTCAAAAAGAACGTTCTCCGCAATTGTTTGAAGATACGGAATCCGAAATTAGCCAGCTAACTTGTGCCCAAATGATAAATACCACAGAGGATTCTGAAGTAACAAAAATTAGTCAAGGCCTATCTCCTGCCAAATCCAAGGATGAAGTGACGAAAATTGTTCACCTACGTCAGGGAAAGATACTTAAGCGATCATTTGAAGCGACTATGGAGGACGAAATGATGATGCCACCAGTAAAGTGCAAAGCAGCAAGTTTCACCCAAGTTCCCACGAAGCGGCAAAGCTCAAATCCCAGAACTAGAGGCCGTCTGCCTCGGAAAAAAACACTGCCAAAGCACCCACGGCTATCCCAAAGTCAGCCAAGACGTGGTCGTTCAAGAAAGGAAAATCCTTCAGAACCAGCGCCGTCTCAATCACAAACGATTTTGACCCAGcccaaacaaaaccaaaaccaattAGAGTTATCCCAAGATATTTCCGATCAGCCAGCGCAACAGGCGACATTACAATACAACAACTCGTCCACTCAGCCTTCAACTCCATCGAAGCTACCTACTCAATATCCAGCGCATTTCATACACCAATTACCACCTTCACAAGAGTCTAGCCATGATAGTGTGTTGACACCCGAACCAACCCAACCAGCAAACGATATGGTGCCATCACCCTATTTGGATTCACTAAGCTCCTGCAGTTCCTCTTCACTATGTGATTCCGTAGCCAGAATATTTGGCACCAAGGATGTTAACCAAGTCCTAAAGATGGAATGTCCACGTAAAATTTTCTTATTGGACGACCATTTGCCAGCCATGGCCATGATGCTTGATGTAGAGCTAGATCGTTTACGTTCAGTAATTGACATTACTCAAAAATTGACACACGAGCAGCTAGTGCTTTGGCCACAGATCCACCAACGACTACCATCTAGTGGTGATTTATCATCAACTCAAACATGA
- the LOC6645191 gene encoding nuclear receptor coactivator 5 gives METTREPEPSGYNIAKDPALKKNRIFLGNIPICTRKDLESICQPYGNVLGSVVQKNFGFVQFESEEIANKAATALNRSTFKSNVLTVRNASIKPPPVPKNNMMPMAMPNQMPMPPVAIQGGIVMSAAEAAEGGSVINDCEIVVVNRENTKYAEYVEERLRKVGMRVDVLFPNEDVMLGKVLANISSRGCLYAVLVTSQHETLNSITVHILYGVPAEHRNMPVEDAITLVATDFRLKKQRDAVPTKVPGHPYQIRKLLEMLCANHPLTALQYECLIKYLESKRQEQMRRELGDANALAKLKAPDPEVELQKKILSIMNKPAVTDISYELMYPTIEAVKEDQRFMALLKDARVLSALESIWTRDLIDTVAEFV, from the exons ATGGAGACTACTCGTGAGCCTGAACCATCGGGATACAATATAGCTAAAGATCCGGCTTTGAAAAAGAATCGCATATTCCTGGGCAATATTCCCATCTGTACACGGAAGGATTTGGAAAGCATATGCCAACCATATGGTAATGTTTTAGGCTCGGTGGTGCAAAAGAATTTCGGATTTGTCCAGTTCGAATCAGAGGAGATAGCCAATAAAGCGGCCACTGCATTAAACCGCTCCACTTTTAAGTCAAATGTTTTGACTGTACGGAATGCCAGCATTAAACCGCCACCAGTGCCAAAGAATAATATGATGCCAATGGCAATGCCCAACCAAATGCCGATGCCGCCAGTGGCCATTCAGGGAGGGATAGTAATGTCAGCAGCGGAGGCGGCTGAAGGTGGATCTGTCATTAATGACTGCGAGATTGTAGTGGTGAACCGGGAAAACAC GAAATATGCGGAGTACGTAGAAGAGCGTTTGAGAAAAGTGGGTATGCGAGTAGATGTTCTATTTCCTAACGAGGATGTAATGTTGGGCAAGGTATTAGCCAATATCTCTTCACGTGGTTGTCTCTATGCCGTGCTGGTTACTTCTCAACACGAGACATTAAATAGCATAACTGTGCATATTCTTTATGGAGTACCAGCAGAGCATCGTAACATGCCCGTAGAAGATGCCATCACTTTGGTAGCCACAGATTTCCGACTAAAGAAGCAGCGCGATGCTGTGCCCACCAAGGTCCCAGGGCATCCTTACCAAATACGGAAACTGCTTGAAATGTTGTGCGCCAATCATCCATTGACTGCTTTACAATATGAATGCCTTATTAAGTACTTGGAATCGAAACGTCAAGAGCAGATGAGGAGAGAGTTGGGAGATGCAAATGCTTTGGCCAAGCTGAAGGCTCCGGATCCTGAGGTTGAGCTACAAAAGAAAATCCTTAGCATTATGAATAAGCCGGCTGTAACAGATATTAGTTACGAACTAATGTATCCAACAATTGAAGCGGTTAAGGAAGATCAACGCTTTATGGCCTTGCTGAAGGACGCCAGAGTTTTGTCCGCTCTGGAAAGCATTTGGACACGCGATCTCATCGATACGGTAGCAGAGTTTGTATAA
- the LOC6645192 gene encoding 39S ribosomal protein L50, mitochondrial: MFKQNQLHCVPRLVRCFASKPASKPQNVTLAAVGESIAAKGFLRPHKPYAPPPNAGDIVRSLASTLKLSGDQHKFGDLKNKFKFLSACQQEFNHSVPNSQIHEMETISDVIEFYQRSVDTTVPLDALKRADLPENLHIQYEYVRFNPETDTKFNGKTAFPKSSTLVTGLKYRKKYDGHEAKRSWP, encoded by the exons atgtttaaacaaaacCAATTGCACTGTGTGCCCCGTTTAGTGAGATGCTTTGCCAGTAAACCTGCATCCAAACCTCAGAATGTGACCCTTGCAGCCGTTGGTGAATCAATTGCAGCAAAGGG TTTTCTGCGTCCACACAAGCCCTATGCACCACCTCCCAATGCTGGGGACATTGTCCGTTCTCTGGCCTCCACTTTGAAGCTAAGTGGAGACCAACACAAGTTTGGGGATCTTAAGAATAAATTTAAGTTTCTGTCGGCCTGTCAACAAGAATTTAACCATTCAGTGCCCAATTCACAAATTCATGAAATGGAGACCATATCCGATGTTATAGAATTTTATCAGAGATCTGTGGATACCACAGTGCCTTTGGATGCATTAAAACGCGCAGATTTACCCGAAAATTTGCATATACAATACGAATATGTGCGTTTCAATCCCGAAACCGATACGAAATTCAATGGGAAAACCGCTTTCCCAAAGAGCTCCACTTTAGTGACGGGTTTGAAATATCGTAAAAAGTACGATGGACATGAGGCTAAAAGATCATGGCCATAA
- the LOC6645193 gene encoding 60S ribosomal protein L18, with product MGIDINHKYDRKVRRTEPKSQDVYLRLLVKLYRFLQRRTNKKFNRIILKRLFMSKINRPPLSLQRVARFFKAAKQPESTVVVVGTVTDDARLLVVPKLTVCALHVTQTARERILKAGGEVLTFDQLALRAPTGKNTLLLQGRRTARTANKHFGKAPGVPHSHTRPYVRSKGRKFERARGRRSSCGYKK from the exons ATG GGTATTGATATCAACCACAAGTACGATCGTAAGGTTCGCAGAACCGAACCCAAATCTCAGGATGTTTACCTGCGTCTGCTGGTCAAG CTTTACCGCTTCCTGCAGCGTCGTACCAACAAGAAGTTCAACCGCATCATCCTGAAGCGTTTGTTTATGAGCAAAATCAATCGCCCACCACTATCTCTGCAGCGTGTCGCTCGTTTCTTCAAGGCTGCCAAACAGCCTGAATCTACCGTGGTTGTTGTGGGTACAGTGACCGATGATGCCCGCTTGTTGGTGGTCCCCAAGCTGACTGTTTGCGCTCTGCATGTTACCCAAACCGCTCGCGAGCGTATCTTGAAGGCTGGCGGTGAAGTCCTGACATTCGATCAGTTGGCTCTTCGCGCACCAACCGGAAAGAATACATTGCTGTTGCAGGGCCGTCGTACCGCCCGCACTGCCAACAAGCACTTCGGCAAGGCTCCCGGTGTACCCCATTCGCACACTCGCCCCTATGTCCGCTCCAAGGGACGTAAATTCGAACGTGCTCGTGGTCGTCGCTCCAGCTGTGGCTACAAGAAgtaa
- the LOC6645194 gene encoding folliculin isoform X1 codes for MNAVIALCHFCEAHGPCALFCTQTLRDTKIDDLQLEQQQQQQTKLTCSACNSMGRHNFNAIYSTDTESGATFMSTRVPVLPEVFTLVNQAAVLSLSNEIDTNKALPQQQQNQKTTTGQTTTKDKDGEFVFFGDSTRGHILSHKFRVSDLKARGSFQLFSIIVLMKDKYFLLNTKPFLAEHLKKVSSELQAGALRTKEAEEINYSTARQRRLSGQQFLTHSYRSLPELTGEDNIFPQLHSHFAWLLLAGSRFLTEHVTFGNLPWLPPQSSGRPPAQRLTYNSSTLPMIQKYEESIDDPEQEEFFSLRHLKKVLRKEEFAMVCYCALTGIKIIVRGSPERTFRFMVCLKKLLPEAMHNLIRIDAQHQHSISSEYKIISVSNDIAVPIASTGVFRIDFLDRHVNGHEVSVKWPAELPRKLPDLMVKLLKAVEEKIFTELVLNKQTKVLIEEWKNKVICLNHAKSSSVQLKLKKVLGVQPQDQPLINYWSTHLH; via the exons ATGAATGCCGTGATAGCTCTTTGTCATTTCTGCGAGGCCCATGGCCCCTGCGCCTTATTCTGCACTCAAACCCTGCGAGACACGAAAATCGACGATTTGCAGCtcgagcagcagcagcaacaacaaacaaaattgacATGCTCAGCCTGCAATTCGATGGGACGGCACAACTTCAATGCCATCTACAGCACCGATACGGAAAGTGGAGCCACATTTATGAGCACACGAGTCCCAGTGTTACCCGAAGTGTTCACTCTGGTCAATCAGGCAGCTGTTCTGAGTCTCAGCAATGAAATAGATACCAACAAAGCCCTtccacagcagcaacagaatcaaaaaacaacaaccggCCAG ACAACAACCAAGGATAAGGACGgtgaatttgtattttttggcGATTCGACCCGCGGGCATATACTAAGTCATAAGTTTCGTGTAAGCGATCTAAAGGCTCGAGGATCCTTTCAGCTTTTTTCCATTATAGTTTTAATGAAGgataaatattttctattaaatACAAAACCATTTCTGGCCGAACACCTAAAGAAAGTGTCATCGGAGTTGCAAGCGGGCGCCTTAAGAACCAAAGAGGCCGAGGAAATCAACTATTCAACGGCTAGACAAAGGCGGCTTTCAGGCCAACAGTTTCTTACACACTCGTATCGCTCCTTACCGGAACTTACGGGGGAGGATAATATATTTCCCCAATTACATTCACATTTTGCCTGGCTTTTGCTGGCTGGTTCGCGTTTCCTTACCGAACATGTAACGTTTGGTAATCTGCCCTGGCTGCCACCGCAAAGCAGTGGTCGTCCACCAGCACAGAGACTGACATATAACAGCTCAACGTTGCCTATGATTCAGAAATATGAAGAGTCCATAGATGATCCCGAGCAGGAGGAGTTCTTCTCTTTGCGTCATTTGAAAAAAGTTTTACGCAAGGAGGAATTCGCTATGGTTTGCTATTGTGCCTTAACCGGGATAAAGATAATTGTTCGAGGCTCCCCGGAACGCACATTTCGGTTTATGGTTTGCCTAAAGAAACTCTTGCCTGAAGCCATGCACAATCTCATACGTATCGATGCCCAGCATCAACACTCGATTAGCTCagaatataaaattatatccGTATCAAATGACATAGCAGTGCCCATAGCCAGTACTGGAGTATTTCGCATCGATTTTCTTGATCGGCATGTCAACGGTCATGAAGTTTCAGTCAAGTGGCCTGCTGAATTGCCTAGAAAAT TGCCCGATCTCATGGTCAAGCTACTGAAGGCGGTTGAAGAAAAAATCTTTACTGAGCTGGTCCTAAACAAACAGActaaagttttaattgaaGAGTGGAAGAA CAAAGTAATTTGCCTGAATCATGCCAAATCCTCCAGCGTGCAACTCAAATTAAAAAAGGTTTTGGGTGTACAACCGCAGGATCAGCCTTTGATCAATTATTGGAGCACACATTTGCATTGA
- the LOC6645194 gene encoding folliculin isoform X2 translates to MNAVIALCHFCEAHGPCALFCTQTLRDTKIDDLQLEQQQQQQTKLTCSACNSMGRHNFNAIYSTDTESGATFMSTRVPVLPEVFTLVNQAAVLSLSNEIDTNKALPQQQQNQKTTTGQTTTKDKDGEFVFFGDSTRGHILSHKFRVSDLKARGSFQLFSIIVLMKDKYFLLNTKPFLAEHLKKVSSELQAGALRTKEAEEINYSTARQRRLSGQQFLTHSYRSLPELTGEDNIFPQLHSHFAWLLLAGSRFLTEHVTFGNLPWLPPQSSGRPPAQRLTYNSSTLPMIQKYEESIDDPEQEEFFSLRHLKKVLRKEEFAMVCYCALTGIKIIVRGSPERTFRFMVCLKKLLPEAMHNLIRIDAQHQHSISSEYKIISVSNDIAVPIASTGVFRIDFLDRHVNGHEVSVKWPAELPRKSK, encoded by the exons ATGAATGCCGTGATAGCTCTTTGTCATTTCTGCGAGGCCCATGGCCCCTGCGCCTTATTCTGCACTCAAACCCTGCGAGACACGAAAATCGACGATTTGCAGCtcgagcagcagcagcaacaacaaacaaaattgacATGCTCAGCCTGCAATTCGATGGGACGGCACAACTTCAATGCCATCTACAGCACCGATACGGAAAGTGGAGCCACATTTATGAGCACACGAGTCCCAGTGTTACCCGAAGTGTTCACTCTGGTCAATCAGGCAGCTGTTCTGAGTCTCAGCAATGAAATAGATACCAACAAAGCCCTtccacagcagcaacagaatcaaaaaacaacaaccggCCAG ACAACAACCAAGGATAAGGACGgtgaatttgtattttttggcGATTCGACCCGCGGGCATATACTAAGTCATAAGTTTCGTGTAAGCGATCTAAAGGCTCGAGGATCCTTTCAGCTTTTTTCCATTATAGTTTTAATGAAGgataaatattttctattaaatACAAAACCATTTCTGGCCGAACACCTAAAGAAAGTGTCATCGGAGTTGCAAGCGGGCGCCTTAAGAACCAAAGAGGCCGAGGAAATCAACTATTCAACGGCTAGACAAAGGCGGCTTTCAGGCCAACAGTTTCTTACACACTCGTATCGCTCCTTACCGGAACTTACGGGGGAGGATAATATATTTCCCCAATTACATTCACATTTTGCCTGGCTTTTGCTGGCTGGTTCGCGTTTCCTTACCGAACATGTAACGTTTGGTAATCTGCCCTGGCTGCCACCGCAAAGCAGTGGTCGTCCACCAGCACAGAGACTGACATATAACAGCTCAACGTTGCCTATGATTCAGAAATATGAAGAGTCCATAGATGATCCCGAGCAGGAGGAGTTCTTCTCTTTGCGTCATTTGAAAAAAGTTTTACGCAAGGAGGAATTCGCTATGGTTTGCTATTGTGCCTTAACCGGGATAAAGATAATTGTTCGAGGCTCCCCGGAACGCACATTTCGGTTTATGGTTTGCCTAAAGAAACTCTTGCCTGAAGCCATGCACAATCTCATACGTATCGATGCCCAGCATCAACACTCGATTAGCTCagaatataaaattatatccGTATCAAATGACATAGCAGTGCCCATAGCCAGTACTGGAGTATTTCGCATCGATTTTCTTGATCGGCATGTCAACGGTCATGAAGTTTCAGTCAAGTGGCCTGCTGAATTGCCTAGAAAAT CAAAGTAA
- the LOC6645195 gene encoding spermine oxidase — translation MGKTRKSVRIVIVGAGASGIAAATRLLEKGFRNVLLLEAESRVGGRIQTLPFADNVVDLGAQWCHGEQDNAVYSLVKNTNLTDGTGNYFKDVKNIRSDKEIVNDEEASALKRFLTNSLPKETEEYKGSVGQCLAENYCRGADQLKDPKLAQEILECFKRSQSSLVGSDNLDEVSGRTHLEYKPCDGDQLIHWHDKGFYRFLQLLMKADPENINDLGVIGERLLLNKKINKINWEPSVDEIRVHTTNEETFLADYVICTMSLGVLKYCHKDLFHPPLPCSKLQAIQGLKLGTVDKIYLEFLSLPDSFIGFYSLWLEEDLQELRQSKRFWLEGISGCHRVLNQPRILQIWIGGEHGRYMETLQEAEILEALQWLFQKFLSFDIPHPQRIVRTQWHSNTNFRGSYSFRTTFADQLATGPWDLEEPLSGLDGNLKVLFAGEATSRNHYSTVHGAIEAGWREANRLNDLYLD, via the coding sequence ATGGGAAAGACTAGAAAATCTGTTCGGATAGTAATTGTAGGAGCAGGCGCTTCAGGAATAGCGGCAGCCACACGACTCTTAGAAAAAGGATTTAGAAACGTTCTACTTCTGGAGGCAGAGAGTCGGGTAGGAGGACGGATTCAAACCCTGCCATTTGCTGATAATGTGGTAGATCTGGGAGCTCAATGGTGCCATGGTGAACAAGATAATGCCGTCTACTCACTAGTAAAGAACACGAATCTAACTGACGGCACGGGaaattattttaaagatgTCAAAAATATACGTTCCGACAAGGAAATTGTAAACGATGAAGAGGCTTCAGCTTTAAAGAGATTTCTAACAAATTCTCTACCAAAGGAGACTGAGGAGTATAAGGGTTCGGTGGGGCAATGTTTGGCCGAAAATTATTGCAGGGGAGCAGATCAACTTAAGGATCCCAAACTAGCCCAAGAGATTTTGGAATGCTTTAAGAGATCGCAAAGTTCTTTAGTCGGATCTGATAACCTGGATGAAGTTTCGGGACGAACACATTTGGAATATAAGCCATGTGATGGCGATCAGTTGATCCATTGGCATGACAAGGGATTCTACAGATTCCTACAACTTCTAATGAAAGCAGACCCCGAGAATATAAATGATCTGGGTGTGATCGGGGAACGACTCCTGctaaataagaaaattaataaaataaattgggAACCTTCGGTGGATGAGATAAGGGTTCATACAACAAATGAGGAGACGTTCCTGGCCGATTATGTCATTTGTACCATGTCCTTGGGGGTCCTTAAGTATTGTCATAAGGATCTGTTTCATCCACCTTTGCCTTGTTCTAAATTGCAAGCCATACAAGGCTTAAAATTGGGCACTGTGGACAAAATCTATTTGGAATTTCTCTCATTACCCGATTCCTTTATAGGTTTCTATTCCCTTTGGCTAGAGGAAGATCTGCAAGAACTACGTCAGTCAAAAAGGTTTTGGCTGGAGGGCATAAGCGGTTGCCATCGAGTACTCAATCAGCCACGTATTCTTCAAATTTGGATTGGTGGTGAACATGGCCGTTATATGGAGACTCTTCAGGAAGCCGAAATTCTTGAAGCTCTGCAGTGGCTTTTCCAAAAATTTCTTAGCTTTGATATACCCCACCCGCAACGGATTGTCCGCACACAATGGCATTCGAATACGAATTTCCGTGGAAGTTACAGTTTTCGTACAACTTTCGCTGATCAATTGGCCACGGGTCCCTGGGACTTGGAAGAACCCCTTTCGGGCTTGGATGGGAATCTTAAAGTGCTGTTTGCTGGTGAAGCTACCAGCCGCAATCATTATTCCACTGTCCATGGAGCTATTGAGGCTGGTTGGCGTGAAGCAAATCGCCTTAATGACTTATACTTAGATTGa